From one Geoalkalibacter halelectricus genomic stretch:
- a CDS encoding S8 family serine peptidase translates to MNTLWLRIVDAHFRPIRGASVRALTADQRPFKLNFENDRWVGRGMPGQRLVVEVAAQGYETETHSFDLRDELTQVVVGLRQPGQFSYSQGLDRLAFVPVEEAFLLRIGGKNAADVFAKLAKGQKLNWRPVSDKAGSASDDLFVHVEGDAEKAQSLAKELSAAKLNAEISRVIGHGERPAFGLNNELIVRFRDDVRRPEADRLAAGVGLRILRELRHAGNAFVLGREGFPSYDLLKAADALARSGRVVYAEPNLTFAIEADQYTPNDPLWEQVPHLQLIRADHAWDLLDNVDVNLRGGSPNITIGVIDPHGVAPNHQELTANLTDGTSKLVASINFTASPIAAQTVAGLGGDHGTQCAASATAAFDDNRGMPGVAPNCRLIGARIGGVANSVFMADIYLWVGGFLNGSTAAGFPAAPPARPADVISSSFGVNGMALSNTIRDCFDFLTTYGRGGRGCVLLFSLGNNGYVDFTNAAGGAFRAWPTYQKTLGVGSSINVNPTNPIPVSFHADPNGNTNNIATAVDTRTLFSPFGATALRKPDLVSPSHTAYNAAGNLIDPILSAVRVGTGNVDGCPGPATCNDYAVSFGGTSHSTPTVAGAVALILSARPNLSWVQVRDILRQSCARIDAAQANAIGQWQDLDGDGLIDYSRWYGAGRLDVEAAVGLSLDETLPLSDVYVRENLADTGDVPSGGSWWASPDIWVRQEAGTPIPALAWNDAPPHQNARRGQDNALFCRVRNRGTAAASSVYVRAMLTHWAGLEFVYPADFQPSNNVGAPVPNPLVPGTYLIGEARIDNLGVGADQIVKFIWPQALIPPATVMVGGATVHWHPCLLVEASPHDGPEPIGGLAVPVQGNNNIAQRNISIVDAADANADLFVGMIAGTRSAFGVATLILDATLLRGATSIRLHLADERAMRQLTAGIRQAVDEQRVPVRTGEDGERCAVIIEQRTRVRVECGPCDTVIEVAPGSRIFTCGTRPADPVKVNFVKHQNLEAVELIGLRGQIEIPLRLAGNQFVPLLVAVTGPANGDLHLAQRRGDGEISAGYGIRRTLS, encoded by the coding sequence GGATGCCCGGCCAGCGCCTGGTGGTCGAAGTGGCGGCGCAGGGCTATGAAACCGAGACCCACAGCTTCGACTTACGCGATGAACTGACCCAGGTGGTTGTCGGGCTGCGACAGCCGGGACAGTTCTCATACAGCCAGGGGCTCGATCGGCTTGCCTTCGTTCCGGTGGAGGAGGCGTTTCTCTTGCGCATCGGGGGCAAGAACGCGGCCGATGTCTTTGCCAAATTGGCTAAAGGGCAGAAGCTCAATTGGCGCCCGGTTTCCGACAAGGCGGGGAGTGCCTCGGACGATCTGTTCGTGCATGTCGAAGGCGATGCGGAAAAAGCTCAATCCCTGGCCAAGGAATTGAGCGCCGCCAAGCTCAACGCCGAGATTTCACGCGTGATCGGGCACGGCGAGCGGCCTGCTTTCGGGCTGAACAACGAACTGATCGTACGCTTTCGCGATGATGTGCGTCGCCCGGAGGCTGATCGGCTGGCCGCCGGGGTGGGATTGAGAATTTTGCGTGAACTTCGGCACGCCGGTAACGCCTTCGTGCTTGGGCGCGAGGGTTTTCCCTCCTACGACCTGCTCAAGGCGGCCGATGCGCTGGCACGCAGCGGCCGGGTCGTCTATGCCGAGCCCAATTTGACCTTCGCTATCGAAGCGGACCAGTACACGCCCAACGATCCCTTGTGGGAGCAGGTTCCCCATCTGCAACTGATCAGGGCCGATCATGCCTGGGATTTGCTGGACAATGTCGACGTTAATTTGCGCGGCGGGTCGCCGAATATCACCATCGGGGTCATCGACCCGCATGGAGTCGCACCCAATCATCAGGAACTGACCGCCAATTTGACCGACGGCACAAGCAAGCTGGTGGCGTCCATAAACTTCACGGCCTCGCCCATTGCCGCGCAGACGGTGGCCGGATTGGGGGGTGATCACGGAACCCAGTGCGCCGCCTCGGCGACCGCGGCCTTCGATGACAATCGGGGCATGCCGGGTGTGGCGCCCAACTGCCGCCTCATCGGTGCGCGTATCGGCGGCGTTGCCAACTCGGTATTCATGGCCGACATCTATCTGTGGGTCGGCGGTTTTCTCAACGGCTCCACGGCGGCGGGATTTCCGGCCGCGCCACCGGCGCGTCCCGCCGACGTGATTTCCAGTTCCTTCGGCGTTAATGGCATGGCCCTCTCCAACACCATCCGCGACTGTTTCGATTTTCTCACCACTTATGGCCGCGGCGGCAGGGGGTGCGTGCTGCTTTTCTCATTGGGCAACAACGGCTACGTTGATTTCACCAATGCCGCGGGTGGCGCTTTTCGTGCCTGGCCAACCTATCAGAAAACCCTCGGGGTGGGCTCGAGCATCAATGTCAATCCCACCAATCCGATCCCGGTCTCCTTTCACGCCGATCCCAACGGCAACACCAACAACATTGCCACCGCCGTCGACACGCGAACGCTGTTCAGCCCCTTTGGGGCGACCGCGCTGCGCAAGCCCGACCTGGTTTCCCCCTCGCATACCGCCTACAACGCCGCGGGCAATCTCATCGATCCGATTCTCTCGGCGGTGCGGGTCGGTACGGGCAACGTCGATGGTTGCCCGGGGCCTGCCACCTGTAACGACTACGCAGTCTCCTTCGGCGGCACCAGTCATTCCACGCCGACGGTGGCGGGGGCCGTGGCCCTTATCCTCTCCGCGCGCCCCAACCTGAGCTGGGTGCAAGTACGCGACATTCTGCGCCAATCCTGCGCGCGCATCGACGCGGCCCAGGCCAATGCCATCGGCCAATGGCAGGATCTCGATGGCGATGGGCTCATCGATTACAGCCGCTGGTACGGCGCGGGGCGCCTCGATGTGGAGGCCGCGGTCGGATTGAGTCTGGATGAAACCCTGCCGCTTTCCGATGTCTACGTGCGGGAGAATCTCGCCGATACCGGCGACGTTCCCTCCGGTGGAAGCTGGTGGGCGAGCCCGGACATCTGGGTGCGCCAGGAAGCGGGGACGCCTATTCCGGCCCTGGCCTGGAACGATGCGCCGCCGCATCAGAATGCGCGGCGAGGCCAGGACAATGCGCTGTTCTGCCGGGTGCGCAACCGGGGCACGGCGGCCGCGAGCAGCGTCTATGTGCGAGCCATGCTGACCCATTGGGCGGGCCTGGAATTCGTTTATCCGGCTGATTTCCAGCCCTCCAACAACGTCGGTGCGCCGGTACCCAACCCCCTGGTGCCGGGTACTTACCTGATCGGCGAGGCGCGCATCGACAATCTGGGTGTGGGCGCCGACCAGATCGTGAAATTCATCTGGCCGCAGGCGCTGATTCCGCCGGCTACGGTCATGGTCGGCGGCGCCACCGTTCACTGGCATCCCTGCTTGCTGGTGGAAGCCTCTCCCCATGACGGTCCCGAACCTATCGGAGGGCTGGCGGTGCCTGTGCAGGGCAATAACAACATCGCCCAGCGCAACATCAGCATCGTCGATGCCGCAGATGCCAATGCCGATCTCTTCGTCGGCATGATCGCCGGTACGCGCAGCGCCTTTGGCGTGGCAACCCTGATCCTGGACGCCACTCTCCTGCGCGGGGCTACCTCCATCAGGCTGCATTTGGCTGATGAGCGGGCCATGCGGCAACTCACCGCGGGTATTCGCCAGGCGGTTGATGAACAACGTGTTCCGGTGCGAACCGGCGAAGATGGGGAACGCTGCGCGGTCATCATCGAACAGCGTACCCGGGTACGGGTCGAATGCGGTCCATGCGATACGGTGATCGAAGTGGCACCGGGGTCGCGCATCTTCACCTGCGGCACGCGACCCGCGGATCCCGTCAAGGTGAATTTTGTCAAGCATCAGAATCTGGAAGCGGTCGAGTTGATCGGACTGCGCGGCCAGATCGAGATTCCCCTACGCTTGGCGGGCAACCAGTTCGTGCCTTTGCTGGTTGCCGTCACGGGACCGGCCAACGGTGATCTGCACCTCGCGCAACGTCGCGGCGACGGAGAAATCTCCGCCGGTTATGGGATTCGCCGGACCCTTTCCTGA
- a CDS encoding DUF3576 domain-containing protein, whose product MMDLRYLWATYGLNSPASWLAGIGYFHAGRMLRRMLAGGFSERPGPAVWGAVLLLALVGVGGELNRFAAQALAGANVSSFMLVLGSFYALIGAALLGGLLLRWCGVMAVFSLVMLFWGVDAALRSGLDFSQVRLWMPLEEPLAVLGFGILGIALRHLALHIDTPWWSPRWTGFALLLALLTASFIAEAKGFWDVVWAVLVFFGSLGLALVLAWLRERLLGWLPRHGGWSALANLLLLTLLARQMPGFWSQGGGAVREVGTAGLALIKAQGITDLGTETLVIFCFFMLFGFLWVSALQALVRDLRHCWSDVRTLARFAGLHLKGAGPGNGGVAGEVQGSSSAPKGEALYLRALQMLRRVMLVFAFAPLLVATVVDFYPPGGFISHLREWTAGTERKFDDGADPGERVRSRSPPANTFLYQAAREFVDGLPVIVDDPLAGLVVTDWYDLSVEPRVRERIAIRIGPDLAFYALNVDLRRQHRGTFGLWVEQGTYWDARRGEFVGVDLFPVQKALEEKVLKRAEELAQAVD is encoded by the coding sequence ATGATGGACCTGCGCTATCTGTGGGCAACTTACGGATTAAATAGTCCGGCCTCCTGGTTGGCCGGCATAGGCTATTTCCATGCTGGGCGAATGTTGCGGCGAATGCTTGCTGGTGGATTCTCTGAGCGGCCGGGACCGGCTGTCTGGGGCGCGGTGCTCTTGTTGGCACTCGTCGGCGTGGGTGGCGAATTGAATCGCTTTGCCGCGCAGGCCCTGGCTGGTGCGAACGTTTCATCTTTTATGCTGGTGCTGGGCTCTTTTTACGCGCTTATCGGTGCGGCTTTGCTGGGCGGGTTGCTGTTACGCTGGTGCGGCGTGATGGCGGTTTTTTCCCTGGTAATGCTGTTCTGGGGGGTGGACGCAGCTCTGCGCAGCGGCCTGGATTTTTCTCAGGTCAGGCTTTGGATGCCCCTGGAAGAGCCTCTGGCTGTTTTAGGTTTTGGGATTTTAGGCATTGCCCTGCGGCATTTGGCGCTTCACATCGACACTCCCTGGTGGTCGCCCCGTTGGACGGGTTTTGCCCTGTTGCTGGCGTTGTTGACAGCCAGTTTTATCGCCGAAGCCAAAGGTTTCTGGGATGTTGTTTGGGCCGTTCTGGTGTTCTTCGGCAGCCTTGGCCTGGCCCTGGTGCTGGCTTGGCTGCGCGAGCGATTGCTGGGCTGGTTGCCTCGGCATGGCGGCTGGAGCGCCCTCGCCAATCTGCTATTGCTGACTCTGCTGGCTCGGCAAATGCCGGGATTCTGGTCGCAGGGCGGCGGGGCCGTGCGTGAGGTGGGTACGGCAGGGCTGGCTCTGATTAAAGCGCAAGGCATCACAGATCTGGGGACGGAAACCCTGGTGATCTTTTGCTTCTTCATGCTCTTCGGTTTTCTCTGGGTTTCTGCTCTGCAGGCACTCGTTCGTGATTTGCGTCACTGTTGGAGCGATGTGCGCACCTTGGCGCGCTTTGCGGGTTTGCATTTGAAGGGCGCGGGGCCCGGCAACGGCGGGGTCGCCGGCGAAGTGCAAGGCTCTTCATCCGCCCCTAAGGGCGAGGCCCTGTACCTGCGCGCACTTCAAATGCTTCGCCGGGTCATGCTGGTGTTTGCTTTTGCGCCTCTTCTGGTAGCGACGGTGGTGGATTTTTATCCTCCCGGGGGATTTATTTCGCACCTGCGGGAATGGACGGCCGGCACTGAAAGGAAATTCGATGATGGCGCGGACCCTGGGGAGCGCGTCCGATCCCGGTCCCCGCCCGCCAATACGTTTCTTTACCAGGCCGCCCGTGAATTTGTTGATGGTTTGCCGGTTATTGTCGACGATCCGCTCGCCGGCCTCGTTGTGACCGACTGGTATGATTTAAGCGTCGAGCCCCGGGTGCGGGAGAGGATCGCCATCCGCATCGGCCCTGACCTGGCTTTTTATGCCCTCAATGTCGATCTGCGTCGTCAGCATCGAGGGACCTTTGGTCTTTGGGTCGAGCAAGGAACATACTGGGATGCCCGGCGCGGCGAATTTGTGGGTGTTGATCTTTTCCCAGTGCAAAAGGCTCTGGAAGAAAAGGTGCTCAAGCGCGCCGAAGAACTGGCGCAAGCTGTTGACTAA
- a CDS encoding methionine adenosyltransferase, giving the protein MIIVERMPGPAMARRQVEIVERKGLGHPDTLCDALMEEVSLALNGAYLEQCGRVLHNNIDKGLLIAGQVEKRFGGGRVLKPMELIIGDRATMEYAGRPLPVADIATAAARDWINRHLPHVDAQRDVLIRVALAPAAAELTGLFEHPGVPRPANDTSAAVGYWPLTPTETAVLELEGWLNGASFKQRFPETAQDVKVMAVREGQALDLTVAMPLLCAQVVSEADYFERKEAVRREILAWTRDNLPLETQVRLNTLDQPGQGVGGVYLSLLGTSAEDSDSGQVGRGNRVNGLIPVNRPIGTEAVCGKNPLSHTGKIYNVLAHRAARAIGEQVEEVEEVEVSLVSRIGQSLDRPLLAAVRLLSAEGCDFAPLIPRAREILAHELAATDDLCRRLCLGEEPLGVPQ; this is encoded by the coding sequence ATGATTATCGTCGAGCGGATGCCGGGGCCGGCCATGGCCCGGCGGCAGGTGGAAATCGTCGAGCGCAAGGGGCTCGGGCATCCCGACACCCTCTGCGATGCCCTGATGGAGGAGGTCTCCCTGGCGTTGAACGGTGCCTATCTGGAACAGTGCGGCCGGGTATTGCACAACAACATCGACAAGGGGCTGCTGATTGCCGGGCAGGTGGAAAAGCGCTTCGGCGGTGGGCGGGTGCTCAAACCCATGGAGTTGATCATCGGCGATCGGGCTACCATGGAGTATGCGGGTCGGCCCCTGCCCGTGGCGGACATCGCCACGGCGGCAGCGCGCGACTGGATCAACCGGCACCTGCCCCATGTCGACGCGCAGCGCGATGTGCTGATTCGAGTGGCATTGGCACCGGCAGCGGCGGAGCTCACCGGCCTGTTTGAGCACCCCGGGGTTCCGCGGCCGGCCAACGATACCTCCGCGGCCGTGGGTTACTGGCCCCTCACGCCCACCGAGACGGCGGTTCTGGAACTGGAAGGATGGCTCAACGGCGCTTCCTTCAAGCAGCGTTTTCCCGAAACCGCCCAGGATGTCAAGGTCATGGCGGTGCGCGAGGGGCAGGCCCTTGACCTGACCGTCGCCATGCCCCTGCTGTGTGCGCAGGTCGTTTCCGAGGCCGACTATTTCGAGCGCAAGGAGGCGGTTCGGCGCGAGATTCTGGCCTGGACCAGGGACAATCTGCCCCTGGAAACGCAGGTGCGGCTCAACACCCTGGACCAGCCGGGGCAGGGCGTGGGCGGCGTGTACCTGAGCTTGCTCGGGACTTCCGCCGAGGATTCGGATTCGGGGCAGGTGGGGCGCGGCAATCGCGTCAACGGGTTGATCCCGGTGAATCGTCCCATCGGCACCGAGGCGGTCTGCGGCAAAAATCCCTTAAGCCATACGGGTAAGATCTACAACGTACTCGCTCATCGGGCGGCGCGCGCCATCGGCGAGCAGGTCGAAGAGGTGGAGGAAGTCGAGGTGTCGCTGGTCAGCCGCATCGGGCAATCCCTCGACCGACCCCTTCTCGCCGCGGTGCGCCTGCTGTCGGCCGAGGGCTGCGACTTTGCCCCGCTCATTCCCCGGGCACGAGAGATCCTGGCCCATGAACTCGCCGCCACGGATGATCTGTGTCGCAGGCTGTGCCTGGGTGAGGAACCCCTCGGGGTGCCGCAATAA
- a CDS encoding OsmC family protein, protein MSQDKIINGVNVTQLVNTIELIKEKPTIADFKFRATNKWVGGTHNRARVKDFFGAGEEDNSRAAMTFEIDEPPVLLGENQGANPVEYLLVALSGCLTTSLVAHAAARGIQLRSVESRLEGDLDLHGFLGLSETAEVGYKEIRVSFKIDADLSPEQKQELIEMAQKYSPVFNSIAKPVPVKVGLAQD, encoded by the coding sequence ATGTCTCAAGATAAAATCATTAATGGCGTCAATGTTACCCAGTTGGTCAACACCATTGAGCTGATTAAGGAAAAACCCACGATCGCCGATTTTAAGTTTCGCGCCACCAACAAATGGGTGGGCGGCACCCATAATCGGGCGCGGGTGAAGGATTTTTTCGGTGCCGGCGAAGAGGATAACTCACGCGCGGCCATGACTTTTGAAATCGACGAGCCGCCGGTGCTGTTGGGCGAAAACCAGGGTGCGAACCCGGTGGAGTATTTGCTGGTCGCATTGTCGGGTTGTTTGACGACTTCCCTGGTGGCCCATGCCGCGGCGCGGGGCATTCAACTGCGCAGTGTGGAATCTCGCCTGGAGGGCGATCTTGATCTGCACGGATTCCTGGGCCTGTCGGAAACCGCGGAGGTGGGTTATAAGGAAATCCGCGTGTCCTTCAAGATCGATGCGGATCTCTCGCCCGAGCAGAAGCAGGAGCTGATCGAGATGGCGCAAAAGTATTCCCCGGTTTTCAATTCCATCGCCAAGCCCGTGCCGGTGAAGGTGGGTCTGGCTCAAGATTAA
- a CDS encoding TlyA family RNA methyltransferase — protein MEKQRLDKLLLDRGLAVSRQRAQALILAGQVLVDGKPLDKAGTLVRADAELSLRGEQMPYVSRGGLKLAGGLNAFALDVRGRIALDVGASTGGFTDCLLQRGAERVYAVDVGYGQLAWKLRQDARVVNLERTNIRNLSPQQLTERPTLAVIDASFISLEKVLPPTLALLAAEADIVALIKPQFEVGRGQVGKGGVVRDAGQQAAVVEKISVFAQSLGCTVLAVTESPVLGPKGNREFLIHLRKAPMSEQGIS, from the coding sequence ATGGAAAAACAGCGCCTGGATAAATTGTTGCTCGACCGGGGGCTGGCCGTTTCGCGCCAGCGGGCTCAGGCTTTGATTCTGGCCGGTCAGGTGCTGGTCGACGGCAAGCCGCTGGACAAGGCCGGCACCCTGGTCAGGGCCGATGCCGAACTGAGTCTGCGCGGCGAGCAGATGCCTTATGTCTCGCGCGGCGGTCTCAAATTGGCCGGCGGTCTGAATGCCTTTGCCCTTGACGTGCGCGGACGCATCGCCCTGGATGTGGGCGCTTCCACGGGCGGCTTTACCGACTGCCTTTTGCAACGCGGCGCCGAGCGGGTTTACGCGGTGGATGTAGGCTATGGCCAACTGGCCTGGAAGCTGCGCCAGGACGCGCGCGTCGTCAACCTGGAACGCACCAACATCCGCAATCTGTCGCCGCAGCAGTTGACTGAGCGACCGACCCTGGCGGTGATCGATGCGTCCTTCATCTCGCTGGAAAAAGTTTTGCCGCCGACCCTGGCGTTGCTGGCTGCCGAAGCCGACATCGTCGCTTTGATCAAGCCCCAATTCGAGGTGGGACGCGGCCAGGTCGGCAAAGGCGGGGTGGTGCGCGATGCCGGCCAACAGGCGGCGGTGGTGGAGAAAATTTCCGTCTTTGCCCAAAGTCTGGGCTGCACGGTGCTGGCGGTAACGGAGAGCCCAGTGCTCGGCCCCAAGGGCAACCGCGAATTTCTCATCCACCTGCGCAAAGCGCCGATGAGCGAACAAGGAATCTCATGA
- a CDS encoding SAM-dependent methyltransferase — MNEHKVYFIGAGPGDPEFLTLKGARALERCQLVFVPTPYEQTFADLLGGKTLLVPFDYYFEELLEHIRAGLETASVAFLVPGDLTFYSPFQGLIDTLGAAAEVIPGVGTANAASARLKKTLDLPGVCKSAVIVSPRTLGDRPEDPKLIDFARPGTSLLIYMNNIPLPNLVEELRRGYQSDVPIAIIHRLCLPGEEIVLGTLDDIVAKVGERDFFNLRAKTKRPALTLVLVGESLAAEEDGTWWNYRRDNIWRYRDGD; from the coding sequence ATGAACGAGCACAAGGTTTATTTCATCGGCGCCGGACCGGGTGATCCGGAATTTTTGACCCTCAAGGGCGCGCGCGCCCTGGAGCGGTGTCAATTGGTATTCGTGCCCACGCCCTACGAGCAGACCTTTGCCGATCTTCTCGGAGGCAAAACGCTCCTGGTGCCTTTTGATTACTATTTCGAAGAGCTTCTGGAGCACATTCGCGCCGGGCTTGAAACGGCTTCGGTGGCGTTTCTGGTGCCGGGCGACCTGACCTTTTATTCCCCCTTCCAGGGCCTGATCGACACCCTGGGCGCCGCAGCCGAGGTGATTCCCGGGGTCGGCACCGCCAATGCGGCCTCCGCGCGTCTGAAGAAGACTCTGGATTTGCCCGGGGTCTGCAAGAGCGCGGTCATCGTTTCGCCGCGCACCCTCGGCGATCGTCCCGAGGATCCCAAGCTGATCGACTTTGCGCGCCCCGGCACCTCGTTGCTCATCTACATGAACAACATTCCTCTGCCCAATCTGGTCGAAGAGCTGCGCCGCGGCTATCAGAGTGATGTGCCCATCGCCATCATTCACCGCCTGTGCCTGCCCGGTGAGGAGATTGTTCTGGGAACCCTCGATGACATCGTCGCCAAGGTCGGGGAGCGGGATTTCTTCAATCTGCGCGCCAAGACCAAGCGCCCGGCCCTGACCCTGGTGCTGGTCGGCGAGTCCCTGGCGGCGGAGGAGGACGGCACCTGGTGGAACTATCGCCGCGACAACATCTGGCGTTACCGCGATGGGGACTGA
- a CDS encoding peptidase U32 family protein, with protein MKIISPVDHRDEAQGLLDAGADELYGGFVPPDWEVKFGMAASINQRTFAAAQIGSFEDLAAIVALAHERGRTFSLTLNAPFYDQAMLPDLLAYVDEALAVGVDAVILADLALLRLLARRHPDLELHASTLAHLGNSEAVRFFQAQGVRRVVLPRHLSVAEMTAIVREVPGLRFDAFMLVGKCPNTEGLCTLHHTSPDRIWPCEIPYEITPLHAPASPQLQAAMARQGGWATTNRRHGCGLCAIPHLAAAGIYGLKLVGRGAPTAQKIKNIQLVRRFLELAETQPDFAAYRSLARKAHAQRFGSPCSPNVCYYPEFYEAE; from the coding sequence ATGAAGATCATCTCGCCCGTGGATCATCGCGACGAAGCCCAGGGATTGCTGGATGCCGGCGCGGATGAGCTCTATGGTGGTTTTGTGCCCCCCGACTGGGAGGTGAAATTCGGCATGGCCGCCTCCATCAACCAGCGCACCTTTGCCGCCGCTCAAATCGGCAGCTTCGAGGACCTGGCCGCCATCGTCGCCCTGGCCCATGAACGAGGCCGCACCTTTTCCCTGACGCTGAACGCGCCTTTCTACGATCAAGCCATGCTGCCCGATCTGCTGGCGTATGTGGATGAGGCTTTGGCCGTGGGCGTCGATGCCGTCATTCTCGCCGATCTGGCCCTGCTGCGGCTGTTGGCGCGCCGGCATCCCGACCTGGAGTTGCATGCCAGCACCCTGGCGCACCTGGGCAATTCCGAAGCGGTCAGGTTCTTCCAGGCGCAAGGTGTGCGGCGCGTGGTGTTGCCGCGTCATCTGAGCGTGGCCGAGATGACCGCCATCGTCCGCGAGGTTCCGGGGCTGCGTTTCGACGCCTTCATGCTAGTGGGAAAATGTCCCAATACCGAGGGCTTGTGCACTCTTCACCACACCAGCCCCGATCGCATCTGGCCGTGCGAGATTCCCTACGAAATAACGCCCCTGCACGCGCCGGCGTCGCCGCAATTGCAGGCGGCCATGGCGCGCCAGGGCGGCTGGGCCACGACCAACCGCCGTCACGGCTGCGGTTTGTGCGCCATCCCGCATCTGGCCGCCGCCGGGATTTATGGACTCAAGCTCGTGGGGCGCGGCGCGCCGACGGCGCAAAAAATCAAGAACATTCAGTTGGTGCGGCGTTTTCTGGAATTGGCCGAGACGCAGCCGGATTTCGCCGCCTATCGGAGTCTGGCGAGAAAGGCGCATGCGCAAAGATTCGGATCGCCCTGCTCGCCCAATGTCTGTTATTATCCCGAATTCTATGAAGCGGAATAG
- a CDS encoding metallophosphoesterase family protein: protein MIRILHTADLHLDAPFVQLGDKAGQRQDDFLKTFERLLTLAIKNEVHLFVVAGDLFDHSRPDSGLVGRVQAGLKRLADRGIVPVLIPGTHDNVIAPDSVYRRHEFPGALVLQEPSVEEPACIKVQGTEVFLYGFAYRSSVSEDALASLRRRGEDGLHIGLLHGAREGSPEWDYRKKDLPFNLALLKGLDLDYVALGHYHEFEVLSDEGRIWACYPGSPEGKRFGENGPRHCALVTLAPRSAKVEKLLCNTRTLDERTLDLGGCPGEAEAAAAIAALGNPDLLLRLTLTGVVEAPLDLVRLQALLAGQFFHLDLIDRTGLYDSRFARRIEDEQTVRGLFVRRARARIGAADAEERQVLEEAFREVLVRFRAFGGGAP from the coding sequence ATGATTCGCATCCTACACACCGCCGATCTGCACCTCGACGCGCCCTTCGTGCAACTGGGCGACAAGGCAGGGCAGCGGCAGGACGATTTCCTCAAGACCTTCGAGCGCCTGCTCACGCTGGCCATCAAGAACGAGGTGCATCTTTTCGTGGTCGCCGGCGATCTGTTCGACCATTCGCGCCCCGACTCGGGCCTGGTCGGCCGGGTGCAGGCGGGGCTCAAACGCCTGGCGGATCGCGGCATCGTCCCGGTGCTGATTCCTGGAACCCACGATAATGTCATCGCCCCGGATTCGGTCTACCGGCGCCACGAATTTCCCGGCGCCCTGGTTCTGCAGGAACCCAGTGTCGAGGAGCCGGCCTGCATCAAGGTCCAGGGGACCGAGGTCTTTCTTTACGGCTTTGCCTACCGCTCAAGCGTTTCCGAGGATGCGCTGGCCTCCCTGCGGCGTCGCGGCGAGGACGGGCTGCATATCGGTTTGCTGCACGGCGCTCGCGAGGGCAGCCCCGAGTGGGATTATCGCAAAAAGGATCTACCCTTCAATCTGGCCTTGCTCAAGGGGCTGGATCTCGACTATGTGGCCCTCGGCCATTACCACGAATTCGAGGTGCTCAGCGACGAGGGGCGCATCTGGGCCTGCTATCCCGGCTCGCCCGAGGGCAAGCGCTTCGGGGAAAATGGGCCGCGCCACTGCGCCCTGGTCACGCTGGCTCCACGCAGCGCCAAAGTGGAAAAACTGCTGTGCAATACCCGCACCCTCGATGAGCGCACCCTCGATTTGGGCGGCTGCCCCGGGGAGGCCGAGGCGGCGGCGGCCATCGCCGCCCTGGGCAACCCCGATCTGCTTTTGCGCCTGACCCTGACCGGGGTGGTGGAGGCGCCGCTGGATTTGGTGCGGCTGCAGGCGCTGTTGGCCGGGCAATTTTTCCATCTGGATCTGATCGATCGCACCGGCCTCTACGACAGTCGTTTTGCGCGCCGCATCGAGGATGAGCAGACCGTGCGTGGACTGTTCGTGCGCCGCGCGCGCGCGCGCATCGGCGCGGCCGATGCCGAGGAGCGCCAGGTTCTGGAAGAGGCTTTTCGCGAGGTTCTGGTGCGCTTTCGTGCTTTCGGGGGAGGGGCGCCATGA